The following coding sequences are from one Novosphingobium sp. KACC 22771 window:
- a CDS encoding response regulator, translating into MSGEQERGEGRARTMALSLVGAALAFSACLVWLATGQAGAVAGFVGGALVLGAAGVLLGRRSGAVEDAEPIEPDWSVTVAAIESDAAVAIVDRAGRLVCANAAFEAGFGAWAPPALPFGDEAGALEDLARAAWRDGAARERVKAPDGTVWEIDTTRAGRAEAYLIWRLHRMDAPDPVSELAAHLAGKLGIVLGHAGFCAALVETDGTIRATNRVFAHRSGAQGALKAQPFIGLLAQDEQDRIFWAHDAKRSVPLTLFYLPLVDPDGADLADPQQSPSLMLLVDQGVGLGGSGEVSAAVPHLQALLGGLPLGLAMADRDGRLLFANAAFMRAAGREGADVPTYPTDLVVREDKAALADAVRRFGYGAATSGDVAVRLAAQPEDPVSLSLAGVRGLGEAAVLLGLTDTTEETRLKRQVAQATKMQAVGQLAGGVAHDFNNVLTAIIGTCDLMLLRHTPGDSDYDDIQQIRANSNRAASLTRQLLAFSRQQTLRPQVLQLPDIVSDITQMLRRLIGEKIRLEVSHDRDLGAVRADPTQVEQVIVNLVVNARDAMQEASSKAGGDGSGALLLATRRVSAADVRAMGSDILPIGDYTALVVRDTGGGIPAEILGKIWEPFFTTKEQGRGTGLGLSTVYGIVKQSGGFIFADNVPAKDGVAAGARFTVYLPVHHGAVEAAARPLEEATAWAGGGDILLVEDEDAVRVVAERALSRAGYQVTTASDGEEGVEAVMARRDSGTGMFDLVVSDVVMPVMDGPAMARAIRAIEPDMPVLFMSGYAEEQLRREIDIVNMYFIPKPFSVSQIAGKVAGVLAKRAGKQG; encoded by the coding sequence ATGTCGGGGGAGCAGGAGCGCGGCGAGGGCCGGGCGCGCACGATGGCGCTGTCGCTGGTCGGCGCGGCGCTGGCATTCAGCGCTTGTCTGGTGTGGCTGGCCACGGGGCAGGCAGGCGCGGTCGCGGGCTTTGTCGGCGGCGCGCTGGTGCTGGGTGCGGCGGGTGTATTGCTGGGGCGGCGCAGCGGCGCGGTGGAGGATGCCGAGCCGATTGAGCCTGACTGGTCAGTGACGGTGGCGGCCATCGAGAGCGACGCGGCCGTGGCGATTGTTGACCGGGCCGGGCGTCTGGTGTGCGCCAACGCAGCGTTTGAGGCGGGATTTGGCGCCTGGGCTCCGCCCGCTTTGCCTTTCGGCGATGAGGCGGGCGCGCTGGAGGATCTGGCGCGGGCGGCATGGCGGGACGGCGCGGCGCGTGAGCGCGTGAAAGCGCCCGATGGCACCGTCTGGGAGATAGACACCACGCGGGCGGGCAGGGCGGAGGCCTATCTGATTTGGCGCCTGCATCGCATGGATGCGCCCGATCCGGTCAGCGAGCTGGCCGCTCATCTGGCGGGCAAGCTGGGCATTGTGCTGGGCCACGCCGGCTTTTGCGCCGCCTTGGTGGAAACCGACGGGACCATCCGCGCCACCAATCGGGTCTTTGCGCATAGGTCCGGTGCGCAGGGAGCCCTCAAGGCGCAGCCCTTTATTGGTCTGTTGGCGCAGGATGAGCAGGACCGAATTTTCTGGGCTCATGATGCCAAGCGGTCGGTGCCTTTGACGCTGTTCTATTTGCCTTTGGTCGATCCCGATGGGGCCGATCTGGCCGATCCGCAGCAAAGCCCTTCGCTGATGCTGTTGGTCGATCAGGGCGTTGGCCTTGGCGGCAGCGGTGAGGTCAGCGCGGCGGTGCCGCATTTGCAGGCGCTGCTGGGCGGATTGCCGCTGGGCCTGGCGATGGCGGATCGCGATGGACGGCTGCTGTTTGCCAATGCGGCGTTTATGCGTGCGGCAGGGCGTGAGGGGGCCGATGTGCCCACCTATCCCACCGATCTGGTGGTGCGCGAAGACAAGGCGGCGCTGGCCGATGCGGTGCGCCGGTTCGGCTATGGCGCGGCGACCAGCGGCGATGTCGCGGTGCGTCTGGCCGCGCAGCCGGAGGATCCGGTGTCGCTCAGCCTTGCGGGCGTGCGGGGGCTGGGTGAGGCGGCTGTGCTGTTGGGTCTGACCGACACGACAGAGGAAACTCGACTGAAACGGCAGGTGGCGCAGGCGACCAAGATGCAGGCTGTGGGTCAATTGGCAGGCGGTGTTGCGCATGATTTCAACAATGTGCTGACCGCGATTATCGGCACCTGCGATCTGATGCTGCTGCGCCATACGCCGGGCGACAGCGATTATGACGACATTCAGCAGATCCGCGCCAATTCGAACCGCGCGGCCAGCCTGACGCGGCAGTTGCTGGCCTTCAGCCGCCAGCAGACCTTGCGGCCGCAGGTGCTGCAACTGCCTGACATTGTTTCGGATATTACCCAAATGCTGCGCCGTTTGATCGGCGAGAAGATCCGCTTGGAGGTCAGCCATGACCGCGATCTGGGCGCTGTGCGGGCCGACCCGACGCAGGTGGAGCAGGTGATCGTCAACCTGGTCGTCAACGCGCGCGATGCGATGCAGGAGGCGTCGAGCAAAGCGGGCGGTGATGGCAGCGGGGCGCTGCTGCTTGCCACGCGGCGGGTTTCGGCGGCCGACGTGCGGGCAATGGGCAGTGATATTTTGCCGATTGGCGATTACACGGCGCTCGTCGTGCGCGATACGGGCGGGGGTATTCCGGCCGAGATTCTGGGCAAGATCTGGGAGCCGTTTTTCACAACCAAGGAGCAGGGGCGCGGCACGGGGCTGGGGCTTTCGACGGTCTATGGCATTGTAAAGCAATCAGGCGGCTTTATTTTTGCCGATAATGTTCCGGCAAAGGATGGCGTGGCGGCGGGCGCGCGCTTCACTGTCTATCTGCCGGTCCATCATGGCGCGGTCGAGGCCGCAGCGCGCCCGTTGGAGGAGGCCACGGCCTGGGCGGGCGGCGGCGACATTCTGCTGGTCGAGGATGAGGATGCGGTGCGCGTGGTGGCCGAGCGCGCGCTGAGCCGGGCCGGTTATCAGGTGACGACGGCCAGCGATGGCGAAGAGGGCGTCGAGGCGGTGATGGCCCGGCGCGATTCGGGCACGGGGATGTTCGATCTGGTGGTTTCCGATGTGGTGATGCCGGTGATGGACGGACCCGCCATGGCGCGCGCCATTCG
- a CDS encoding DUF2062 domain-containing protein: MSGRRLVSLSNWARNLLPTRATLENSRIIAPFAHLVLRADLWRFNRRSVPRGVAVGLLVGIFALIPGVQLVGAALMCVPWRGNIPLAGAMTFLSNPATTPFIMVGAISVGNNFGFHADLGTLDHLYRSGAGLTEWTRWMLSDGAPALLLGLGVISVVCAAVGYVVAALVWRRVVLVRHARRRRRIGAQG; the protein is encoded by the coding sequence GTGAGCGGGCGGCGGCTCGTTTCTCTGTCCAATTGGGCGCGAAACCTGCTGCCCACCCGCGCGACTCTGGAAAACAGCCGCATTATTGCCCCCTTCGCCCATCTGGTGCTGCGCGCCGATCTGTGGCGGTTCAACCGGCGCAGCGTGCCGCGCGGGGTGGCGGTTGGCCTGCTCGTCGGCATTTTTGCCCTGATCCCCGGTGTTCAACTGGTCGGTGCGGCGCTGATGTGCGTACCGTGGCGGGGCAATATCCCGCTGGCGGGCGCGATGACTTTCCTTTCCAATCCTGCCACCACGCCCTTCATCATGGTGGGCGCGATTTCGGTGGGCAACAATTTCGGGTTTCATGCTGATCTTGGCACGCTCGATCATCTGTATCGCAGCGGCGCCGGGTTGACGGAATGGACTCGCTGGATGCTGTCGGATGGCGCGCCGGCGCTGTTGCTCGGGCTAGGCGTGATCTCGGTCGTCTGCGCGGCGGTGGGTTATGTGGTGGCGGCGCTGGTGTGGCGGCGGGTGGTGCTGGTGCGGCATGCGCGTCGGCGTCGGCGTATCGGCGCGCAGGGTTGA